The following coding sequences lie in one Oncorhynchus nerka isolate Pitt River linkage group LG14, Oner_Uvic_2.0, whole genome shotgun sequence genomic window:
- the LOC115142145 gene encoding T-cell surface glycoprotein CD3 epsilon chain-like yields MVAITAVQGQKSVCENCVELDATLVTGAIVGDLLVTGGVIFIVYSWAQKKSGPAAPQKQTYRSAGRGPPVVPSPDCERGNLQQRYLRYPQDWVDYPLTRPHLFSRTPLMPWTSRPQLTLPSKRRGEGSVVLSRDLKSFLFELDV; encoded by the exons ATGGTCGCCATCACTGCTGTGCAGGGACAAAAATCAG TGTGTGAGAACTGCGTTGAGCTGGATGCGACTCTGGTTACCGGGGCTATTGTTGGGGACCTGCTGGTGACAGGAGGGGTCATTTTCATTGTGTATAGCTGGGCTCAGAAGAAGTCTGGACCTGCTGCACCCCAAAAAC AGACGTACCGCTCAGCAGGCCGTGGTCCCCCAGTGGTGCCAAGTCCAGACTGTGAG CGTGGCAACCTGCAGCAGAGATATCTACGCTACCCACAGGACTGGGTAGACTATCCTCTCACCAGACCACACCTGTTCTCTAGGACCCCTCTGATGCCCTGGACCAGCAGGCCTCAGCTCACCCTGCCAtcaaagaggaggggagaaggctCTGTAGTTCTTAGCAGAGACTTAAAGAGCTTCTTATTTGAGCTTGATGTGTAA
- the LOC115141616 gene encoding myelin protein zero-like protein 2, whose protein sequence is MLFGGMVGTPQGSGQLGRLRTPFPMCVKWFYLLVLFSGLATSGVLPVSGMRVYTSGEVEAVNGTDVRLKCTFQSSSPITPATLTVSWSFRPLEPGREESVFYYHERPYPPPEGRFHKRATWAGDIMGRDASIVVREVKFTYNGTFSCQVKNPPDVHGNAGEVKLTVVTTASFSEIVILAVAIGGAIMLMVILLVIIMSIRQCLKKRQEEWVEELPRRERKDPTVCHPARAIHLYMDDDVLEVDSSDGMISEASTKDPSSSEEDDRSSDYDGGDDAD, encoded by the exons ATGTTATTCGGGGGGATGGTGGGGACTCCACAAGGGTCTGGTCAATTGGGTCGACTCCGGACACCTTTTCCAATGTGCGTAAAATGGTTTTATCTCCTCGTCCTCTTTTCCGGACTAGCAACTTCAG GCGTGTTACCGGTCAGTGGGATGAGAGTGTACACGTCGGGGGAGGTGGAGGCGGTGAACGGCACAGATGTGCGGCTGAAATGTACCTTCCAGAGCAGCTCGCCCATCACCCCAGCAACGCTCACTGTCTCATGGAGCTTCCGCCCCCTCGAACCTGGCCGTGAGGAGTCA GTGTTCTACTACCATGAGAGGCCTTACCCTCCCCCAGAAGGGCGTTTCCATAAGCGGGCAACATGGGCGGGTGATATCATGGGGCGGGACGCCTCCATCGTGGTGCGTGAGGTCAAGTTCACCTACAACGGGACGTTCAGCTGCCAGGTGAAGAACCCTCCGGACGTCCACGGCAACGCGGGGGAGGTGAAACTGACCGTGGTCACcacag CCTCCTTCTCTGAGATTGTCATTCTGGCTGTAGCCATCGGGGGCGCCATCATGCTGATGGTCATCCTCCTCGTCATCATCATGTCAATAAGGCAATGTCtcaagaagagacaggaggagtggGTGGAGGAACTGCCtcgcagagagagaaaggacccTACAGTGTG ccACCCTGCAAGGGCCATCCACCTGTATATGGACGATGACGTGCTAGAGGTTGACAGCTCGGACGGTATGATCTCTGAGGCCAGCACTAAGGACCCCAGTTCCTCTGAGGAAGACGACAGGAGCTCTGACTATGACGGAGGTGATGACGCTGACTGA